A region of Maribacter algicola DNA encodes the following proteins:
- a CDS encoding COX15/CtaA family protein, with protein MIATFRKLAKLTLILVYLVVVAGAVVRMTGSGMGCPDWPKCFGYYIPPTEASELQWQPERSYEKGQVIIKEETLQVAAKDFTSANSFNAENWNLYTKHDYAIFNPWHTWIEYINRLLGALAGLATLILAFASLRYWKKQKRVSILSWLVVLGMGFQAWLGATVVYSVLEPVKITLHMLMALLILAMLLYIIFRVNNEDKRIIYDRKTLVLASFALILTLFQIVLGTQVRQFVDHQIDILGEATKGSWLEDPTLVFYVHRSFSILVILVNSLLAYRIFTLNLGHVKIVWILFLLIVEAISGTAMYYLDFPFASQPLHLVVASILFGVQFYLVLDALKPEISPNSL; from the coding sequence ATGATAGCCACTTTCAGAAAACTTGCGAAATTAACCTTAATCTTGGTGTATTTGGTCGTTGTTGCCGGGGCGGTCGTACGTATGACAGGAAGCGGTATGGGATGTCCGGACTGGCCAAAGTGTTTTGGGTATTATATTCCTCCTACCGAAGCTTCTGAACTTCAATGGCAACCGGAACGTTCCTATGAAAAAGGTCAAGTAATCATAAAAGAAGAAACCCTACAGGTAGCGGCCAAGGATTTTACCTCCGCAAATTCATTCAATGCTGAAAATTGGAACTTGTACACCAAACATGATTATGCCATTTTTAACCCATGGCATACCTGGATAGAATATATTAATAGACTATTGGGAGCCTTGGCGGGTCTGGCCACTCTTATACTGGCCTTTGCTTCACTAAGGTACTGGAAAAAGCAGAAAAGGGTTTCAATTTTATCTTGGCTGGTAGTATTGGGAATGGGTTTTCAGGCTTGGCTAGGGGCTACTGTTGTTTATTCCGTTTTGGAACCAGTGAAAATAACCTTGCATATGCTAATGGCCTTGCTAATTTTGGCGATGCTTTTGTATATAATTTTTAGGGTTAACAATGAGGACAAAAGAATCATTTATGACAGAAAGACACTCGTTCTAGCCTCTTTTGCACTGATTTTAACACTCTTTCAGATTGTCCTTGGCACACAAGTTAGGCAGTTCGTGGACCACCAAATTGATATTTTAGGAGAAGCCACCAAAGGGTCATGGTTAGAAGACCCAACCTTGGTCTTTTATGTACACCGTAGCTTTTCTATCCTTGTAATACTCGTAAATTCCTTATTGGCCTACAGAATCTTTACATTGAATCTTGGCCATGTAAAAATTGTTTGGATTCTTTTTCTCTTGATCGTCGAAGCAATCTCAGGAACGGCCATGTACTATTTGGATTTCCCTTTCGCGAGTCAACCTTTGCATCTTGTGGTCGCATCCATTTTGTTCGGGGTGCAGTTCTATTTGGTTTTAGATGCCTTAAAGCCTGAAATTAGTCCCAATTCTTTGTAA
- a CDS encoding IS1096 element passenger TnpR family protein: protein MVYKIRIILDAEEDIFRDLEIEAHNTLEEFHNAITQAFGFLGNEMASFYTCDENWKQDEEIALFDMSETGSDVRLMNETFLEDVLTEDSPKMIYVYDFLNMWTFFVELADIVEKVDGHPYPNVLFSFGELPESPPERKFESENSAFDFDDTFENYDDLDFDENWN, encoded by the coding sequence ATGGTCTATAAAATAAGGATAATACTAGATGCTGAGGAGGATATCTTCAGGGACTTGGAAATTGAAGCGCACAATACTCTAGAGGAATTTCATAATGCCATAACCCAAGCATTTGGCTTTTTAGGTAATGAAATGGCCTCTTTCTATACCTGCGACGAAAATTGGAAACAGGACGAAGAAATTGCCTTGTTCGATATGAGCGAAACTGGATCCGACGTACGTTTGATGAACGAAACCTTTTTGGAAGATGTACTGACAGAGGATAGCCCAAAAATGATCTATGTATATGACTTTTTGAATATGTGGACCTTTTTTGTGGAGTTGGCGGATATTGTGGAAAAAGTAGATGGACATCCCTACCCTAATGTATTATTCAGCTTTGGGGAACTCCCTGAGTCACCTCCGGAAAGAAAGTTTGAATCCGAAAATAGTGCCTTCGATTTTGACGATACCTTTGAAAACTATGACGACCTGGATTTTGATGAAAATTGGAATTAG
- a CDS encoding nucleoid-associated protein produces the protein MINLYATQIEHISIHRVGNKNKGEGIFLSAEPFALNDETTGLLKEYFFKPFREKEENYFKLSNEVDVEFNELYKLANTVFDDPSNSHSASKKIATLLFEQSNHPHIKSGEVYVAFLTGVHLDNEKIDAIGIFKSELKHDFLQFKENENNLDIIVQQGININKLDKGCLILNVNKEDGYKVLSVDSNKYDTKYWLENFLSVEPLSDDNFKTKNYLKFCQNFAKDVVLPAEDKQQEVLFMNRAVNHFAKNDAFEETNFLNEVMENPDLIPEFKHYKVEKGPKYSIEDVSSFDIANKAVSDARRKIKNVINLDTNIQIKLDFINPESAEKFVEKGWDEERQMYYYLVYFNKEQKS, from the coding sequence ATGATCAACTTATATGCCACCCAGATCGAACACATTTCCATCCACAGGGTAGGAAATAAAAATAAAGGTGAAGGAATTTTCTTGTCGGCTGAACCTTTTGCCCTGAACGATGAAACTACAGGACTTTTAAAAGAATACTTTTTTAAACCGTTCCGGGAAAAAGAGGAGAACTATTTTAAACTTTCCAATGAGGTGGATGTGGAATTCAATGAATTGTACAAATTGGCCAATACCGTTTTTGATGACCCATCTAACTCCCATTCGGCCTCAAAAAAAATCGCCACCTTACTATTTGAACAGTCCAACCATCCCCATATTAAAAGTGGTGAGGTGTATGTGGCCTTCTTGACCGGGGTTCATTTGGACAATGAAAAAATAGATGCCATTGGCATTTTCAAAAGCGAGTTGAAACATGACTTCCTCCAGTTTAAGGAGAATGAAAACAATTTGGATATTATTGTTCAGCAGGGTATCAACATCAATAAATTGGATAAGGGTTGTTTAATTCTCAATGTCAATAAGGAAGATGGTTACAAGGTGTTATCTGTGGATAGCAATAAATACGACACCAAATATTGGCTCGAAAATTTCCTAAGTGTAGAGCCCCTTTCCGATGACAATTTCAAAACAAAGAACTATCTAAAATTCTGTCAGAACTTTGCGAAAGACGTGGTATTGCCCGCCGAGGATAAACAACAGGAGGTTCTGTTCATGAATCGTGCGGTAAACCATTTTGCAAAGAACGATGCCTTTGAGGAAACCAATTTCCTAAATGAGGTTATGGAAAACCCAGACTTGATTCCGGAATTCAAACACTATAAGGTAGAGAAAGGTCCTAAATACAGCATAGAGGATGTTTCCAGTTTCGATATTGCCAACAAGGCCGTTTCTGATGCCCGAAGAAAAATTAAAAATGTCATCAATCTAGACACCAACATCCAGATTAAACTGGACTTTATAAATCCGGAGTCGGCTGAAAAATTTGTGGAAAAAGGTTGGGACGAAGAACGCCAAATGTATTATTATCTAGTATATTTTAATAAGGAACAGAAGAGTTGA